The DNA window AAGCAgccgtttaaccgactgagccacccaggcaccccaagattttatttctttattcgacagagcacaagtaggcagagaggctggcagagagagggaagcaggctccctgctaagcagagagccccatgcagggccgatccgaggaccctaagatcatgcatgacctgagcagaaggcagaggcttagcccactaggccacccaggcgccaagaTATATATTCTTATCCTCatttgcagagggagaagctgaagcACAGAGTAATTGTTCAAGGTCATAGCAAATGGAGGGCCAGGCTTTGAATCCAGCAATCTGGCTCCTGAATGCTCTTAACCTACTACATCATGTCTCAGATTTCTTGTTGATGTGTTTCCCTGTGTTTCATATGACTGcgcctcattctttttaatggtcgGTCACATGGGGTCTAGTTATAGATGAATTATCATTGAACTCTTCCCTATTGGTGTTTTTGCCTCTCCTATCTATCTCCAGCCTGTCCCCAGGCACCTTCTCAGTGTCCCACAGGTGCCGCACACTCAATCATAAATCGATTCAAACAGCTCATCATCCTCCTGTCGGCGCGTACTCCTGTGTCCCCAGCTAAGTGGCCATGCCAACACCCACCAGTCACCCAGGACGGAGGCAGGAGCCAGACTGAGAGGGAATAAGTTAGGTAAAGTAGGTTCCAAAAGAAGTAGAAGATGTTTGGGTCAGTGGCATAGGGAAAGGGTTAGTCttgcaaaagaagaagaaaaaaaaaaaaaggtgggggtaTAGCTTTGGACATCTGGAGGAAacaggtgggaagagggaggatgGAGGAGCCAAATTTAGGCTTCTGGGTTCTTAGCTGCTCATCACCAAGGCAACCACGTTGCTACGGCAACAACTAAGGCAGCACCGCCTCTTTCAAGTTACCTCGTGGGCTGCCGTCACCTCCAAACCACCCAGACACTTCCGCACGGGGGTGCGGGCCGCTCGGAACGGTTTAAGAAGGCGGGAATTACTGCCGCAGTAGCCAATCGGATGGGGCCTGCGGCGAAGGACGCAAAGGAGGGGTCCGGACTTCTCTGAAGCTCGCCAAAGGATGTCGAGAAGGACGGGCTCCAGCCCCTTCCCTACCAGTTAGGGGCCGAGTGAGGAAGGAGGCGGGATCCGGGTGAGGCGGTACGGGGGCGAGCCCCAGGTAAACTGCGGGGAGGATCCGCCCAGTCTCTCTGTTACCCAATAGAAAGCCTGAAAGCCTCTCCGGACTGTTTGGTTGCCCAATGAGCATCGTCGCCAGGCCCGGGCGCGAGGCATACCGAGCCAATCAGCGGCGGCGGTGGGCGGGCGCGGGCGGCATAGGCGGTGCGGTGGAGGCGGAGCAGGCGCTGCGGCAGGAGGGAAGATGGCGGACGAGGAGAAGCTGCCGCCCGGCTGGGAGAAGCGCATGAGCCGCAGCTCAGGTGCCGCGGGGGtcggggctggggcggggccgCGCGGGCCCGCGGAAGCAGGGCTCGAGCTCGCCCCTCGGGCGCGGCGCCGCCGCCCGATTCCCGTGGGGTCTTGGCTCCTCCGCGTCTTCCCAGGGTAACGGCCCGGGCCCGTCCCGTGGGGGCTGCGAATCTCAGGAGCGGGGATGccggaggaaactgaggcaaggggCGGGGCCGGAGAGACCCAGCGCGCTGCCGGGGGCGGTAGGGGGGCGGTGAAGGGCCGGTGATCCCGCTGCAGTCCCCCGGGTGATGGCTCTGGCCCTGCGGATCCGGCTGACACCTTTTGGCCTGATGCACCTGACGTCCCCGGGGAACGTCTCTGCACTCCGCTGGGTCCGGGGGGCACCCCCGGGGAAAGACACCCCAACCCCATGCTCAGGGCGTGGCCCCCAGGGTGTTACCCGGCCTCGGGCCCACAGCCTACTCTTGCTAACGCGCCTGCCATCCCCACCCCATCTCGCGCTGAGTTGGCCGCATCTGGCCCCGTGGTCTGCCTGAGGATGGACCCTGTGCTGGAATCCCGATTTAAGGCTTATCCTCGATAATAATATATCAGTAATAGGGCACGTTCATCTCACCGCCCAGCAATGCGCCAAGTGTGTTTTAAGTGTGTTCTCTCTGAATGACCACGACTCTGGGAGGTAGGTCgttattacccccattttgcaggtggggAGACTGAAGTCGGAAAACTTAAAGAACTCACCCAAGGTCATTCATTCCAGGGCGGGGGCTGGATTAGAAGTGTGGCTGCAGAGCCCCCTGCCCTTTGTCACCGCAGACGAGTGAGGAGGGCCCAGCATCTCACCGCACCGCCTCCATAACCCATAAAAATCACAGTCACAGCAATTTCTGTTAATTGAGTGCCAGGCCCTCTGGTGAGCACTTCCCGGATAACATCACTGTTCTCCACATTAACGCTAGGAAGTTATGTCCTTAATTCTGTCACTTCACCCCCACTTTTCAGATGACAAAACCAGGGTTCTGGGAGGCAGAGGCCATTGCTAAGGTTTTAAGGTCAGTCCCTTGCTCAGCTCTCCCCCAGCGTGCTCCAGCTCTGCTCTGTGGCCGCAATCTGCAGCACGAATCTCGTGCCCGGTTCTGGGCCCCTCCTGCCATTTCTGCTTGATTCCACCGTAGTGATTTTCCTCAGCAGTGACAGTCAGCTCTTCACGGTGCTGGGTGCGAGTCATCCATGCAACCCAGGCAAAATCTCAGCCCCTGGAACGATGCCTGGGCTCTCCTGGGTCCTACTTCAGTCTTCTCGCTTGcagccttccctccttcctgctcctcgGGCCCTGGGTAACCTCCAGCCCCTAGGAGTGCAGGGCCCTGGGTGTGGGTTAAGAACGGAGCTTTTGTGTTTGACAACCTGGGAGTAGTTCCTGCCTCCAACCACGCGTGCCTGGAGCAGAGTGTGCCCTCAGGAAGCATTACCAAAGATACGGAAAGTGAGGCCTCCTTTCTGTCGTAGTAGCTGTTAGACTCCTACAGGGTCCTAGCCACTACCGTTAAGTGTGGGGAGAGCTGTGAGCTTCCTCCATCCTTAGACCGACCCTGCAGGCAGGGACTGTTGTGATCTGCATTCTACGGGTGACAAAatccaggcccagagagggtagcTCACACAGTGAGTGACAGAGGTGTCAGAGCCAGATTTGAACAGGCAGCCCGGCCGCTGGGGGGGTGCTCCACACCACTCCCTGCCTgaccccccacccagctttctctctcctgtccctctgggATGTTTTCCTCCTTGAAATCACCAGTAACGGAATTATTACATTGTCTTATTTGCTTGTCGGCTGCCTGTCTGTCCCGACACTGAGAATGTTAGCTCCCTAAGGGCCTGTGGCACGTGGTGGACACTGGATTTGTTGAACGAAGGCATGCCACTGGCCAGCACCTTATCTTGGCCTCGGGGTGGTGTCCTCTGAGCAGGTCCCCGCTGAATCCCTGTCTCCCCCCTTCTCCAGGCCGGGTGTACTACTTCAATCACATCACTAACGCCAGCCAGTGGGAGCGGCCGAGTGGCAACAGCAGCAGTGGCAGCAAAAATGGACAGGGGGAGCCCACCAGGGTCCGCTGCTCACACCTGCTTGTCAAGCACAGCCAGTCACGGCGGCCCTCGTCCTGGCGGCAGGAGAAGATCACCAGGACCAAGGAGGAGGCCCTGGAGCTGATTAATGGTGAGCAGGGCTGGAAACAGGTTGGGGGAAGTTGTGGGTGGGGGGAGCGTAGAAATCACACCAGACCCTGCACCCCACAGCCAGCTCAGCCGTCCGCATTGACTAACACGGAAGTGCCTAAACATGACATGAGCCTGGGCCACACAGctccctgtcctttttttttttttctgtctggcaTCTGAGGGCGAGCCAGGTTAGACAGGAAGGACCCAGCCTTGGGGGCTGGCAGACCTGGGTTCAGGTGGTAGCTATACCCTGTAAGCTCCAGGACATTGGGGGACCTTGGGTAAGCTCCTTAAGACTCAGTTTTcacctctgtaaaatgggcattttCACATACCTGCCCCTGAGGCCCAGGTGAGAGTGTTTGGTCCCAGTAGCCCTCAGTCAGTGGGAGCTGTTGTTGATGGCAATGTCATCCAGCGGGTTCTGGAACACATAGGGTGGGTCGGGAGCGAGGTTGGAAAATTAGCAACGTAGAACTTGCTAGCAGAGTCAGTGAATTACTTCTGCCCTGACAAAGGAAGCTGTTCCTGTCTCTGCTCTGTGTTTCCTCCAGAGTCTAGAGCACTGGTGAGTACACAAACCTTTTCTTTAAGAAGGTCAGACGATAAATAAGTTAGATTTTGTAGGCCGTACGCTGTACAGGTCTGCTTTATAATTGATAGCAGCCTGAGATAATATGTATGTACATAAGCAGGTGTGTCAGTAAAACTTTATGAAAACAGCAGCATTTAGTTCATTATGGCCGTCAGTTACAGAACCCTGTTATAGAGCCGCCTAGCATGGCCACCACTACCTACATGGGGctgtttccatttaaattaattaaaactaaggCCTGTTAGAGATGGGTTCCTCACACTGCTGTACTTgcagtgctcagtagccacatgggGTGAGCGGCTGTCATCTTCACACAGATCTAAAACACTTCCACCCTACAGGAAGTTCTGTGGGACAAGGCTGGTCTGGATCTCATTGTGGTGTCCCCATTCAGGCTCTGCCACCACAGACCCCCAGACCTCTCctgggctgcttttttttttgtttaagagattttatttatttgacagacaatgatcacaagtaggcagagaggcaggcagagagagaggaggaagcaggctccctgctgagcagagagcctgatgcagggctcgatcccaggaccctgagatcatgacccaagccgaaggtagaggcttaacccattgagccacccaggtgccccagaagttgTGTTTTGATAGTAGGACCTACACCCCATATGGTAGTTGTGAAGACTCTGACCCAGGGCAGTAAAGCGTGAATAACAGTTCTGGTGTCTAGTAAAAGTTCTCGAATTGCTAGTGGTCATGATGATTGTTGCTAGGAGCACAGGCCTGGCAAAGTGCACACTCGGTCGGTATTGACTGTTGTTCTACTGGTCCAGTTATCGCTTGGTCCAGGATTTGGCCTCCAGGATATTACTTACACCCACCCACagcaccaccccccgcccccgtacAATGTCTGGCCCCTGCGAGCCTCACACCTCGCCGTTATAAAGAGGAACAGAGTTCACATACTGATCCGGAAGGCAGATTAAAGAGCTCACCTCATGAACTCCGTGAGGACAGGGACTGGCTCTCTTCCCTCCATAGTCCCACCGCTCTACACACAGCCTGGCCTGCCACCAGTGCTCACAGCCTTGTTTCAGGAACCAGCAGGAAGCGAGGATTCCTAGCAGAGAAAGTGGCACAAGTAAAGGCATGGGGCAAGGCCATAGCCAGGACTCAGGAAGGCCGTGTAGGGGGACTGCGATGGGATGAGAGCCTTCAAGGGCACGTCCCAGCAAGGTTAAGGGGACCCCTGAGTGAGGCGAAGGCACTTTGCTCTCAGGAAAGAGCTGTGTGGCTGGAGTGTGAAGGGCCAGGGACACTGGAAGGCCCAGAGCCCAGGCCGGGAGGGTCTGTCAGTGAGCAATGAGGGGGTTCTGGCTGTcccaggggaagaggaggaagtgagTGGGGAAAGCCCAGAGAATCACACGGTGACTTGGGTCTTCCCAGCTCAAGTGGTCCCTGTTCTGAGGCTTTGGGACCCACAAGAATGGGCAAAAGGCAAGAGACACTTGGAGACTGAGTGGTAAGAGGTGCCGTCGCTGCTGGAGGGGACTTGGGAAGAGGCGAGTCTGGGGAGGGACTCATTAAGTCTGAGGGGTCCAAGGAAGAGCCGTTGGGGGGCGACTGGGAAAGAGTCTAGATTCAGCAGAGCAGCCAGGCCAGAGATGGAGACCTTTGGGACAGTCTTGGCAAGAGATGGCCggaggctgaggcaggaaggCAAGGGGAGATCTGAGCATGGCGGTCAGGCCACGGGGACCGCCTGGGAGGGGCTGGTGAGAGTGCCTCCCCGTCTTCAGGATGGACGGGGTGTGCTCTTGCTGGGCTGACGCTGTGGCAAGTGCCGAGGTCAGCTTAGGTCTTGGAGATTGAGGATCGGGGAGGTGCTCCCGGGAGCATCAGGTGCCGGGGCCTAACCTAGGTCAGTGCAGACTCGGGCATGTTAGCAGCGGCTGGACACAGGGGCTGTGCAGATGGCCTGGGGAGAGCTGTGAGAGGACGTGCAGGTACAGGCAGTGCTGCCCAAGGGGCCAcggaggggtgaggggagcagaTGCCGTAGAGGTCCGGAGGCAGAATCAGGACTGGGTAGCGGGTTAGCTGGGCGGGGCAGGGTGAGGTCAGAACTCGTGAGACTCCTGCAGTCACACACAGACGGAGCCTGTGCCAGCCATGTGGCCCTGGGCAAGTGTCTCAGAGCCTTCCTTGGCTGCATCATCACAGGGGCAGGATGGCCGTGAGATGAGGGGCCGGCCAGCGGAGCAgtgggctctgtgccaggctcttgGTGTCTACATGGGGACCCCAGGCATTCAGGCATGTGTGGTTGGTGGCCAAGGTCAGGACAGTGCATCTGCTGAAAGAGCTCTGGGCAGCCTGATGGGCTCCACATATAGACCATCTGGTGACCTTGGCCTTTTTACTCGGTGTCTtgaggtggggctggggtgggcccCCTCAGGGGTcattaggtggctcagtgagacAGCCCAGGCCACGGTGTGCCTCATAACCAGACGCTCGTGTGCTCGGTCGGCAAGGTGGGGGCGTCCAGGCTCGATGTTCTCTTCCATGAAAGAGGATGTTCCCTCTGTCCTGGGCTTGTTCTGGGCAATCAAAAGATCAGGCTTGGGGCTCGAATCTCATCAGTACCCAGTTAGGTCCAGTTCTCCCCATTGCCCCGAGGGGACAGGCTGCCTGCGGTAAGAGCCAGCGCGTCTGCGTTTTCTGCTgaggttccttttcctctgcagCTGCTGGGCTGTGGCCAGGCCCTGTCAGGGATCTGAGGACCAGCTGCCTGTCATTGCCAGTGTCCTTGCCTAAGGAGGCCAGGCTGTGGAGAAGCCCTCTCCACCTGTTCCCCGTCCCTCCACCCGCATGTGCTCAGGGCCTGAGGGTCCCAGGGAGGCCCCAGGGCAAGGAGCAGCTCCTCAGCACACAGCCATGCCCAGGACTTGAGGGTCCCAGGGAGGCAGCAATCCCTCAGACATACCCATACCCAGGGTCTGAGGGCCAGTGAGCACTTTTGGCCTAGTGTCCCCACCCAAGGTCTGGGAGTCCCTTCCAGACTGCTGGCTTCAGGCTGGGTCTCTGGTCTCTGTGGGCCCCTCCCCCTGGATCTTGGGTGTTCTAGGACAGCAGATTAATCCCGTCACCTTTTTCTCTGTCTAGGCCCCTTCCCTAGTTTGTCTCTAAATCTtcttaggggtgcttgggtgacccagttggttaagcacccaactcttgatttcagttcaggtcatgatctcagggttgtgagatcgagccccacattgggctctgccctggggcatggagcctgcttaggattctctctccctctccctctgtgcctcccttcctttaaaaaaaaaaaaaaaaaagagtcagagacCACCCCCTTTGTTTACTCACTTTCCCCTAAATAACTGTGGTGCATTCACTCAGGGTTCTGTACAGAATACCATGGGCTGGGTGTCTATTTGCCACAGTTCtggggctggaagtctgagatgaaGGTTCTGGTGAAGACGCTCTTTCTGGCTTGTGGAccgctgccttctcactgtgtgctCGTCTGGGCTTTCCTTGGTGTGTGCACATGGGGAATGAGCCACGGAGCTCTCTAGgatctcttcttgtaaggacactaatcctgtGGGATCAGGGGCCTCcattatgacttcatttaaccctGATCACTTGTGTGAAGGCCCCACTCCAAAAACAGGCACATTGGGGATTGAGGCTTCTaagtatgaatttggggggacacagttcagtccgTAACGTAGGGACGGACAGCTGGTAACTCTCAGGAGCTTGCTCTTGTGCCAGCAGGAACAACCCCTCCTGGGAGCCTTCCAAGGTGGGAGCTGCTATCATTAGCCCATTTTACAGGCCAGGCAAATAAGCCTCCGAGAGGCAGTCAGCCACCAGGGTCATGGAGCTCAGGAGGGGTAGACCTGAGCTCCGAATGCAGCATCGGTGGCCTGGAGTTTGCCTTTCTCAGCCTCAGAGACACACTGAGCAGGCCAGCCTGTGATCTGACCACAGGTGCCCTTTTGTCATTCAGCCAGTTTCAGGGTCTCCTGAGCTCCCTGAAGCAGGTGAGAGTTCCCTGCTTCAGACTGGGAGCTCCTTGAGAGGCCGCCCCCGGGTCTGCCTCCCTCATCCGGAGCTCCATTGGATGGGCGCTGTCTTGGTGAGGGGAGCAGGCAGGCCAGGGTGTTGTGGGGGCGGAGTAACTGGTAGgtgcttcccttttctccccctcttgAGCCTTCTGATCTGAGGTGCACGGAGGAAAAACGAGGTTTCAGCGTTCCTGCCTAAAGAGCGGAGGGGTGgatccctccccctccttccccgtGCCCTGTTTCTGTCTCATGTCTCATTTATTGATGGATTCCTTCAGCATTCGCGAGCACCTGTTCTGTGCACGGAGCTGGGTGCTGGGAACACAGCCATGACCGAGGCCAGCCGGCCCTGCCATCCCAGCGCGAGGCGggtgacagacacacagacagggCACGGGCAAATGCAGGGAGGCACCTCACACAGCAGTCTGGGGAAAGGCTCCTGGGTGAGGCCAGAGGATGACGCATGAGCTTCCTGCGGGAAGAGACCATTAAGCAGTGGCCTCAAGGTGGTAGGAGCAGGGCGGGGCTGGGAGAGATGTCCCCAGGGGATGGGGGAATCCTGAGCCAAGGGGACGCACAGGGGTCTGAAGCTCCCCTTGCATCTTGGCTTGTGGCCAGCCTGCTGAAAATCAGCTTCTAGAAAGGAGAGATCAGAAAGGAGtgaggtattttgtttttaatcacttgAGGATCCTATCCAAGCAGAAAGTTTCCTGAGAGTTGGCTGGTCAGAGGAAGATTTGGGTGCTGTGAACCATGGCGGGCAAAAGCTTggcttttatttgatttttaggcTGATATCTGTGTACCTGGGCTAGGCCATCTAGTCTCGGGGTCCCTGCTGCCCCTCTGTCCCAGCTCCTAGAGCCTGGcctggtggggcgggggcgggggcggggctcgggGCGCCGCCGGTGCTGGGCATGCGCGGACAGGGACAGTGGACCGGGACCGAGAGGAACCCTATGTGCTCAGGATTCTCCAGCCCGCGAACCGAGGTCCagacagaagggagaggaggaggaatctCGAGGCTTCCCAGGTGAGGCGGAGAGACGGCCAGAAGTCCAAGGAGCGGAGTTGGGGGGGTGTCTTAATGACGTCTGCGTCAGCGTGGATCACGGGTGGGTGCAGctggcacgggggggggggggggcgccgagCAGCCCCAGCGGCGCATGACAGGCAGACATCACCGCTGCCCGCAGAGGGCGGGGCTTGTGTTGCGCTGGCCAGCCTTTCTGGCCAAGCAGCCGATCACACTGTCGACCAGACCAGGGTGAGCCCTACAGGCAAGGGGGCCCCGGGATGGGCACATCACCCAGACACAGGGGGAACCTTCTCACTGAGATGTGCAGCCCTCATGGAAGGGAGAACTGTCACAGCGAGTGTCATCTCTCAAGGTctccgtgccaggcactgtgctgagtgtCCCTGTGGCCTGCTGGCAGGGGACTAATGGTTCAGAGGCAAAGGGATGGTCAGGACAGGACAAGAGTGACGGGAACCTGGGGAATGCGGGGGTGATGGGGCCAGCCGTGGAAGCAACCAAGCAGATCAGACACCAGGATGCTGGTCGCTGCCGTGTCGTGCATGGTTGTCGTCATGGTTTGCTGTTCATTTGTGGTCCTTGCAAGGTTTGCACTAGCTCAGCATCCGGCAGATGACCTGACTGGGTGTCTGGGCCTCAGAGCACAGGTGGATTAGCCAGCAGTGTCCCTGTGGTGCTCAGACAGGAGCAGTGGACAGAAGTGTCACAGAGGTGTTGAGAAGCCCACCGGCGGGTGTAACAGGAAGAGCCGCACGTTCAGTGTGGCTGGGTGGGTGTGCGGAATGTCCCCGGGAAAGTAGCTGCCTGGGAAGCCATGAGGGACCAGCTCGGGGTGAGGGGCCATTCTGGTGGCCGGGAACTGGGTGTCCTGGGAGCCCACCCAGTGGCTGCCCCGGTGGGCACAGGGACAAGACCAGTGAGAATGGTATTCGTGTGCTGGGCAGCTGGTTGGAGCAGGACGGAGAGTACTTAGGGGAAGAACAGATGGGTTCTGGCTCCAAGGGCTCCTGCCTGAACTCCAGAACGAGTGGGGGCTCTTCTCCACCAGGCACACACAGTCCTCCTGCGCGCTTTGCTCCCCACGTGCTACCCCTGACCTCCCTCGCCCCCCAGGGAGAATTGGTCCCCAACAGGGCAGTTTGTGCCACACAGAGGGTGAAGCCAGTGTGATGCCAGCAGAGCCTTTTCGGGCAGCTGGGAGAAGAACTGTCAGCTGCTTCTGGGGCCACGGCCCATGGGAGTGACAGGTGTCCTACCTAAGCTGCCTCGTGGTCTCTTCAGGACACCCCAGGAAGCAGCCTAGGCCTTCCTCCCAGTTTCCGTAATGTTGGACAGCTGAGGCCCAGGGGCTGAGAATTCAGCCGACACCCCTGGCAGAGCTGGCCTGgtgccccagcctcctgcctttCTCCTAGAAGCCTCTAGAAAATTTCCCCATCACCACTCTGGGGATCTTGGTGGGGGCCCTGGGTCCCAGCATCCCTCTTCAGTGTCTGCCCTGCCTTCTGTTCTCCTCCCCAACAGGGCCTggaagtagatttttttcccccaaaatatgtgTTGGGGGGTGTGCTATGAACATGCTCTCTTCATGTTATGTTGGTGGGGAGCGGCAGGGGTGATGGGGGGAGCTGGAGGAATGGGTGTGAGACCAGCACTGAGGCCACCGCGGGGTCAGGTGTACCCACATGTTGGAGGGGGCAGCATTTGTGGACGTGTGTGAGGCGAGTGTTCACACGTGCGCATGGGCAGAGTTGGGCAGGGTTGCACGCTTCCTTCCGAGTGAAGAGCCGTCCTCCACTTGGAGCCCTGCACCCCGTCCTGCCTGCTTTTGATGCTACGTCTCCCTGTA is part of the Mustela nigripes isolate SB6536 chromosome 2, MUSNIG.SB6536, whole genome shotgun sequence genome and encodes:
- the PIN1 gene encoding peptidyl-prolyl cis-trans isomerase NIMA-interacting 1; its protein translation is MADEEKLPPGWEKRMSRSSGRVYYFNHITNASQWERPSGNSSSGSKNGQGEPTRVRCSHLLVKHSQSRRPSSWRQEKITRTKEEALELINGYIQKIKSGEEDFESLASQFSDCSSAKARGDLGAFSRGQMQKPFEDASFALRTGEMSGPVFTDSGIHIILRTE